CGCGGCCATGCCGTTGCGTTCGATGCAGGGGATCTGGACCAGGCCGCCTACGGGATCGCAGGTGAGGCCGAGGTTGTGCTCCATGCCGATCTCGGCGGCGTTCTCGACCTGCTCGGGCGAGCCGCCGAGGACCTCGGCCAGGGCGCCCGCGGCCATGGAGCAGGCGGAGCCGACCTCGCCCTGGCAGCCGACCTCGGCGCCGGAGATGGAGGCGTTCTCCTTGAAGAGCATGCCGATCGCGCCCGCGGCGAGCAGGAAGCGGACCACACCCTCCTCGTCGGCGCCCGGCACGAAGTTGACGTAGTAGTGCAGGACCGCCGGGATGATGCCGGCGGCGCCGTTGGTGGGGGCGGTGACGACCCGGCCGCCCGCGGCGTTCTCCTCGTTGACCGCCATGGCGTAGAGGGTGATCCACTCCATGGACAGGGCCAGCGGGTCGCCTTCGGAGCGCAGCTTGCGCGCGGTGTTCGCGGCCCGGCGGCGCACTTTGAGACCGCCCGGCAGGATGCCCTCCTGGGACAGGCCGCGCGCCACGCAGTCCCGCATCACCTGCCAGATCTCCAGCAGGCCTTCGCGGATCTCCTCCTCGCTGCGCCAGGCCCGCTCGTTCTCCAGCATCAGCGCGGAGATGGACAGGCCCGTCTCCTCGGTCAGGCGCAGCAGCTCGTCACCCGTGCGGAAGGGGTGCTTCAGGACGGTGTCGTCGAGTTTGATGCGGTCCGCCCCGACCGCGTCCTCGTCGACGACGAACCCGCCGCCGACCGAGTAGTACGTCTTCGTCAGCAGCTCCGTGCCCGAGGCGTCGTACGCCCACAGCGTCATGCCGTTCGCGTGGTACGGCAGGGCCTTGCGGCGGTGCAGGACCATGTCGTCGTCGAAGGAGAACGCGACCTCGTGCTCGCCGAGCAGGTTCAGCCGGCCGCCGGTTTTGATCGCCTCCACCCGCTCGTCGGCGCTCGCGACGTCCACCGTGCGGGGCGAGTCGCCCTCCAGGCCGAGCAGCACCGCCTTGGGCGTGCCGTGGCCGTGCCCGGTCGCGCCGAGCGAGCCGTACAGCTCCGCGCGGACCTGTGCCGTCGGGGCCAGCAGCTCCTCGTTGCGCAGCCGCCGGGCGAACATCCGGGCCGCCCGCATCGGGCCGACGGTGTGGGAGCTGGACGGGCCGATGCCGATCGAGAACAGGTCGAAGACCGAGATGGCCACGGGGGAACTCCTGACTACGGGGGTGGTGCAGAGGGGGTGGGTGCCGCGCCCGCTTGTGGCCGGCGCGGCACCCGAAAGGTTTCTTCGTTACTTGTTCACACCCGGGTACAGCGGGTGCTTGTCGGCCAGGGCCTTCACCCGGGCCTTGAGGGCCTGCACGTCGTAGGACGGCTTCAGCGCCTCGGCGATGACGTCCGCGACCTCCGCGAAGTCCTCGGTTTCGAAGCCCCGGGTCGCCAGAGCCGGGGTGCCGATCCGCAGACCGGACGTCACCATCGGCGGACGCGGGTCGTCCGGGATCGCGTTCCGGTTGACCGTGATGCCCACCTCGTGGAGGCGGTCCTCGGCCTGCTGGCCGTCCAGCTCCGAGTGGCGCAGGTCGACCAGGACGAGGTGCACGTCCGTGCCGCCGGACAGGACGTCCACGCCCACGGCCCGGACGTCGTCCTTCACCAGACGCTCGGCCAGGATGCGGGCACCCTCCAGCGTACGGCGCTGGCGCTCCTTGAAGTCCTGCGAGGCGGCGACCTTGAAGGCGACCGCCTTGGCGGCGATCACATGCTCCAGCGGACCGCCCTGCTGACCGGGGAAGACGGCGGAGTTGATCTTCTTGGCCAGTTCGGCCGTGGAGAGGATCACACCGCCGCGCGGGCCGCCCAGCGTCTTGTGGGTCGTGGTGGTGACCACGTGCGCGTGCGGCACCGGGTTCGGGTGCAGCCCGGCCGCCACGAGACCCGCGAAGTGGGCCATGTCGACCATCAGGTACGCACCGGCCTCGTCCGCGATCCGGCGGAACTCCGCGAAGTCCAGCTGCCGCGGGTACGCCGACCAGCCGGCGACGATCAGCTTCGGCTTGGACTCCTTCGCCAGCCGCTCCACCTCGGCCATGTCGACCCGGCCGTCCTCGCCCACGTGGTAGGCGACGACGTCGTAGAGCTTGCCGGAGAAGTTGATCTTCATGCCGTGGGTCAGGTGCCCGCCGTGGGCGAGGTTCAGACCCATGATGGTGTCGCCCGGCTTGAGCAGCGCGAACATCGCGGCCGCGTTGGCCTGGGCGCCCGAGTGCGGCTGCACGTTGGCGTGCTCGGCGCCGAACAGCTCCTTGACGCGGTCGATCGCGATCTGCTCGACCACGTCGACGTGCTCGCAGCCGCCGTAGTAGCGGCGGCCCGGGTAGCCCTCGGCGTACTTGTTGGTGAGGACCGAGCCCTGCGCCTCCATGACCGCGACCGGCGCGAAGTTCTCCGAGGCGATCATCTCGAGCGTGGACTGCTGACGGTGCAGCTCGGCGTCGACCGCGGCGGCGACCGCCGGGTCGAGCTCGTGCAGGGGTGTGTTCAGGACGGACATACGGCTACGACTCCTCAGCCCGCGGAGAACGCGGTGTACTCGTCGGCGGAGAGCAGGTCGCCCGGCTCGTCCGTGATCCGCACCTTGAACAGCCAGCCGCCCTCGAAGGGGGCCGAGTTCACCAGCGACGGGTCGTTCACGACGTCCTCGTTGACCTCGGTGACCTCACCGGAGACGGGGGAGTACAGGTCGGACACCGACTTGGTCGACTCCAGCTCGCCGCAGGTCTCGCCGGCGGACACGGAGTCACCGACCTCGGGAAGCTGGACGAACACGACATCGCCGAGCGCGTTGGCCGCGTGCTCCGTGATGCCGACCGTCGAGACGCCGTCCTCGGCGGCCGACAGCCACTCGTGCTCCTTGCTGTAGCGCAGCTCTTTGGGGTTGCTCATGGCCTGGATTCTCCTGTACGCGCGGGAGTGCTGTGGAAGGGGGGACTGCTGGTGAGCTGGGACGACGGGCACGGGGCCGCTGCCGCGGCCCTTTGGCCAGTGTCTACTTCTGGCGCTTGTAGAACGGCAGCGCCACGACCTCGTACGGCTCGTGACTGCCCCGGATGTCCACGCCCACTCCGGTCGTGCCGGGCGCGGCGTGCGCGGCGTCGACGTACGCCATCGCGATCGGCTTGCCGAGGGTGGGGGAGGGGGCGCCGGAGGTGACCTCGCCGATCACCTCGCCGCCGACGACGACCGCGTACCCGGCGCGCGGGACCCGGCGGCCCTCGGCGACCAGGCCGACGAGCACACGCGGCGGCTGGGCCTCGGCGCGGGCGGCGGCCTCGCGCAGGGCCTCGCGCCCCACGAAGTCACCCTCCTTCTCGAACTTCACCACCCGGCCGAGCCCGGCGTCGAAGGGCGTGAGGGAGGTGCTCAGCTCGTGCCCGTACAGCGGCATGCCCGCCTCCAGGCGCAGCGTGTCGCGGCAGGACAGGCCGCACGGGGCCAGCCCGGCGCCCTCGCCGGCCTTGGTCAGGGCCTGCCACAGCTCCACCGCGTGCTCGGGCTTCACGAACAGCTCGAAGCCGTCCTCGCCGGTGTAGCCGGTCCGGGCGATCAGGGCCGGGACGCCCGCGACCGTGCCGGGCAGCCCGGCGTAGTACTTCAGGCCGTCCAGGTCGGCGTCGGTCAGGGACTTCAGGATCCCCGGCGACCGCGGACCCTGTACGGCGATCAGCGCGTAGGCGTCCCGGTCGTCGCGCACCTCGGCGTCGAAGCCGGCGGCGCGCTCGGTCAGCGCGTCCAGGACCACCTGGGCGTTGGAGGCGTTGGCGACGACCAGGTATTCGGAAGAAGCGGCCTCGGTCTCGCCCAGCCGGTAGACGATCAGGTCGTCCAGGATGCCGCCGTCGGCCCGGCAGATCATGGTGTAGCGGGCGCGGCCCGGCTTCACACCGCCGATGTTGCCCACCAGGGCGAAGTCGAGGAGGGCGGCGGCCTGCGGGCCGGTGACGGTGATCTCCCCCATGTGGGAGAGGTCGAAGAGCCCGGCCTTCGTGCGCACGGCGGTGTGCTCGTCGCGCTCGGAGCCGTAGCGCAGGGGCATGTCCCAGCCGGCGAAGTCGGTCATCGTCGCGCCGAGCGAACGATGCAGGGCATCGAGCGCGGTGTGACGGAGTTCTCCTGTACTGCTCACGGTCGGTCGTCTCCCAAGGCAATGACGGGCGAGGTCGTTCCTCCCCATCTGTCATCGGAACCTGAGAGGTTCGCCATGACCACACGGGTCCTGGCTTGCACCTTGGGTGGGGCCACGCCTCGTGTCGCACACAGGGGGCGGCCCGCTTTTCAGATGTGCCTCGCCCGCGCGGTAACGGGGCCTGAGAGATTCAAGGGAGGGACTTGCTCCTTCGGCGCCTCAGCTCTTGCGGTGCTGGGGACTCTCCCGCGCGGATTCAAACGGCCGGTATGCAGTTGGCGCGCACATCATTGCACGCATCCTTCCGGCGCGGCAGGGGGACCTTTCCAGGGAGTGCACGAGTCCCGCCCGCCGGACACGGCGACCTGTAGCAGCCCTGTTGCAGGACAAGCACGTAAATGAGAGGCCTGCGGCATTACCTTCTCTTTACACTCGGCGGGGATGGGACTCCGTACCTGGCCCCAGGGGAGGACGATCACGGTGAACAGGACCACCGCGTACGCGACGACGGGCATGGCGCTGCCCGAGCAGCCGGCCGCCGCTCCGGTCCGGGCGGTCCGCGCCCCGGTGCCGGCGCCGGTCGTCCGCGATCTGCGCGACCGCGCCGGGCGCGGCCCGCACGCGCTGCTGTTCGGCCCCCGCGACCTCGTCGTGGTCACGGGCCTGCCCGGCAGCGGCAAGTCCACGCTGATGCGGCGCGCGGTACCGGACCGGCGCGTCGACTCCCAGGACACCCGTGACCGCTGGGCCCGCCGCATGCCGCGCGCCCTGCCGTACGCGCTCTACCGCCCGCTCGTCCGCCTCGCCCACTACGCCGGGCTGCGCCGTGCCCTGCGCACGGGTGAGGGCATCGTGGTGCACGACTGCGGCACGCAGGCCTGGGTCCGCCGCTGGCTCGCCCGCGAGGCCCGCCGCCGCGGCGGCACGCTCCACCTGCTCCTCCTCGACGTCACCCCCGAGCAGGCCCTGGCCGGCCAGCGCGACCGGGGCCGCGGTGTCTCGCGCTACGCGTTCCTGCGCCACCGCGCGGCCAGCACCCGCCTCCTGCGCGCGGTGGAACGCGGCGACCTCCCTTCCGGCTGCGGCTCGGCCGTCCTGGCCGACCGGGACGCGGCGAACGCGCTCCACAGAATCGGCTTCACGGGCTGAGGGGCCCCCGGGCCCGCCCCGTCGTCCACAGGCCGGCCTCCTCGCGCCCCTGAGCCGTTAGCCTTTTGAGCCACAGCAGTGGTTCCAGGCAGGCGGTAGGAAGATGGACATCCCGGCGGACTTCTCCGCGGACTTTCCGGCGCAGACGCAGACCCACCCGCACGGCGGTTGGCCCGGCAACGAGCTGGAGGAGGTGCTCTCGGCCTCCCTCAGCGCCGGACCGGCGGCCGGCGGGCGGATCGTCGAGGTGCTCGGCCGGAGCTTCGTATGGATCCCGCTGCCCAGCGGCGGCGGCCCG
This is a stretch of genomic DNA from Streptomyces hawaiiensis. It encodes these proteins:
- a CDS encoding L-serine ammonia-lyase — protein: MAISVFDLFSIGIGPSSSHTVGPMRAARMFARRLRNEELLAPTAQVRAELYGSLGATGHGHGTPKAVLLGLEGDSPRTVDVASADERVEAIKTGGRLNLLGEHEVAFSFDDDMVLHRRKALPYHANGMTLWAYDASGTELLTKTYYSVGGGFVVDEDAVGADRIKLDDTVLKHPFRTGDELLRLTEETGLSISALMLENERAWRSEEEIREGLLEIWQVMRDCVARGLSQEGILPGGLKVRRRAANTARKLRSEGDPLALSMEWITLYAMAVNEENAAGGRVVTAPTNGAAGIIPAVLHYYVNFVPGADEEGVVRFLLAAGAIGMLFKENASISGAEVGCQGEVGSACSMAAGALAEVLGGSPEQVENAAEIGMEHNLGLTCDPVGGLVQIPCIERNGMAAVKAVTAARMAMRGDGSHKVSLDKVIKTMKDTGADMSVKYKETARGGLAVNIIEC
- the glyA gene encoding serine hydroxymethyltransferase: MSVLNTPLHELDPAVAAAVDAELHRQQSTLEMIASENFAPVAVMEAQGSVLTNKYAEGYPGRRYYGGCEHVDVVEQIAIDRVKELFGAEHANVQPHSGAQANAAAMFALLKPGDTIMGLNLAHGGHLTHGMKINFSGKLYDVVAYHVGEDGRVDMAEVERLAKESKPKLIVAGWSAYPRQLDFAEFRRIADEAGAYLMVDMAHFAGLVAAGLHPNPVPHAHVVTTTTHKTLGGPRGGVILSTAELAKKINSAVFPGQQGGPLEHVIAAKAVAFKVAASQDFKERQRRTLEGARILAERLVKDDVRAVGVDVLSGGTDVHLVLVDLRHSELDGQQAEDRLHEVGITVNRNAIPDDPRPPMVTSGLRIGTPALATRGFETEDFAEVADVIAEALKPSYDVQALKARVKALADKHPLYPGVNK
- the gcvH gene encoding glycine cleavage system protein GcvH; the encoded protein is MSNPKELRYSKEHEWLSAAEDGVSTVGITEHAANALGDVVFVQLPEVGDSVSAGETCGELESTKSVSDLYSPVSGEVTEVNEDVVNDPSLVNSAPFEGGWLFKVRITDEPGDLLSADEYTAFSAG
- the gcvT gene encoding glycine cleavage system aminomethyltransferase GcvT, whose translation is MSSTGELRHTALDALHRSLGATMTDFAGWDMPLRYGSERDEHTAVRTKAGLFDLSHMGEITVTGPQAAALLDFALVGNIGGVKPGRARYTMICRADGGILDDLIVYRLGETEAASSEYLVVANASNAQVVLDALTERAAGFDAEVRDDRDAYALIAVQGPRSPGILKSLTDADLDGLKYYAGLPGTVAGVPALIARTGYTGEDGFELFVKPEHAVELWQALTKAGEGAGLAPCGLSCRDTLRLEAGMPLYGHELSTSLTPFDAGLGRVVKFEKEGDFVGREALREAAARAEAQPPRVLVGLVAEGRRVPRAGYAVVVGGEVIGEVTSGAPSPTLGKPIAMAYVDAAHAAPGTTGVGVDIRGSHEPYEVVALPFYKRQK
- a CDS encoding AAA family ATPase, giving the protein MNRTTAYATTGMALPEQPAAAPVRAVRAPVPAPVVRDLRDRAGRGPHALLFGPRDLVVVTGLPGSGKSTLMRRAVPDRRVDSQDTRDRWARRMPRALPYALYRPLVRLAHYAGLRRALRTGEGIVVHDCGTQAWVRRWLAREARRRGGTLHLLLLDVTPEQALAGQRDRGRGVSRYAFLRHRAASTRLLRAVERGDLPSGCGSAVLADRDAANALHRIGFTG